A genome region from Schlesneria paludicola DSM 18645 includes the following:
- a CDS encoding DUF1501 domain-containing protein: MLHRRDAMIRLGTAAGGALTLPHLLQQQRAAGSQSSSRPGRSCIFLFMWGGQPQQDMWDMKPDAPQGVRSPFQTIETAVPGITLSDQMTKIAAHTDKLSIIRSLNHTATDHGISVYHAMTGRAMIPPRTFPGNARRRTDFPSIGSMFSYLGQKSPIPASFSIPRPVAHDGVLYAGTHAGFLGSNHDSVELGQVYNHVEVGPRENADLATVPLALPGDMSAARLQARHSLLGLLESQDRTMQDSSGMNAYSGVREDAYRLLHSTAVKNALNLERESPAIRDLYGRNEYGESFLTARRLVEAGVRLVTVNWMFITPRAKVYNVWDAHGGLNDLEHGETGYGMLKAPYCLPSFDQAFAALLGDLSQSGLLEDTVVACIGEFGRTPQINGVNGRDHWPFCYSGVLAGGGIQGGTVYGSSDKQAAYVKDNPVTPGDYLATICKACGLDPSKEIHDLEGRPFTICDGQPIAAVLR; encoded by the coding sequence ATGCTACACCGGCGTGACGCGATGATTCGACTCGGAACCGCGGCCGGGGGCGCTTTGACACTGCCCCATCTGTTGCAACAGCAGCGCGCCGCCGGGTCTCAATCCTCTTCGCGGCCCGGTCGTTCCTGCATTTTTCTGTTCATGTGGGGTGGACAGCCACAGCAGGACATGTGGGACATGAAGCCAGACGCGCCGCAAGGCGTTCGCAGCCCGTTTCAGACCATTGAGACGGCGGTGCCTGGAATCACGCTCAGCGATCAAATGACGAAGATCGCCGCCCACACCGACAAGTTGTCGATCATTCGCTCGCTGAATCACACCGCGACAGACCACGGCATCTCGGTCTATCACGCGATGACCGGCCGAGCCATGATTCCCCCCAGAACCTTTCCAGGGAATGCGCGGCGCAGGACGGATTTCCCTTCGATCGGATCGATGTTTTCGTACCTGGGACAGAAATCACCGATCCCCGCCAGCTTCAGCATACCCCGTCCCGTCGCGCATGACGGCGTACTTTATGCCGGGACGCACGCCGGATTTCTGGGTTCCAATCACGATTCGGTAGAACTCGGTCAGGTTTATAATCACGTCGAAGTCGGGCCACGCGAAAACGCCGACCTTGCCACAGTGCCGCTCGCATTGCCGGGGGATATGTCCGCAGCGCGCCTGCAGGCCCGGCACAGCTTGCTGGGGCTGCTCGAATCACAAGATCGCACCATGCAAGACAGCTCGGGAATGAATGCGTACAGCGGGGTTCGCGAGGATGCCTACCGGCTGCTGCATTCCACCGCCGTCAAGAACGCCTTGAATCTCGAACGCGAATCGCCAGCCATTCGCGATTTATACGGCCGCAATGAATACGGTGAGAGTTTCCTGACGGCGCGTCGCCTGGTCGAAGCGGGAGTGCGGCTGGTCACAGTCAACTGGATGTTCATTACCCCCCGAGCCAAAGTCTACAACGTCTGGGACGCCCATGGCGGACTGAACGACCTGGAGCATGGCGAAACAGGTTATGGCATGCTGAAGGCGCCGTATTGCCTGCCTTCGTTTGACCAAGCCTTCGCGGCATTGCTCGGTGATCTCTCTCAAAGCGGCCTACTGGAAGACACGGTGGTCGCTTGTATTGGCGAGTTCGGTCGCACACCGCAAATCAATGGCGTCAACGGCCGGGATCACTGGCCGTTCTGTTACTCGGGCGTTCTGGCTGGCGGCGGCATCCAAGGGGGAACAGTTTACGGATCAAGCGACAAACAGGCGGCTTATGTAAAAGACAACCCCGTTACTCCGGGTGATTACCTCGCCACCATTTGTAAGGCCTGTGGCCTTGATCCGAGCAAGGAAATCCACGATCTCGAAGGCCGCCCCTTTACGATCTGTGACGGGCAACCGATCGCCGCGGTACTGCGTTGA
- a CDS encoding DUF1501 domain-containing protein yields the protein MPSLLRNLAGHAVSRRDCLAGLGAFLSVGASRSWLPLMAQDAAANPQRKRSCILLWMSGGPSQIDTFDMKPEHPNGGEFKEIETAVPGIRISEHLPKIAAWTKRMAIIRSMSTREGDHGRATHLIHTGYVPQGPINYPTLGSLLSKELGQASAELPNFVSILPQRFASPAAFGPGFLGSKYAPMTVGSNAFVGNGVSLSDYDRTLQVENLQTPRHVSVAQRDRRLQLLQGVEQAFQNDRPEVPIVSHAAAYEQAVRLMKSSAVEAFGFGGETDAVRERYGKSSFGQSCLLARRLVERGVPFVDVTLSAVQADNMFANWDSHQNNFRSVKALSEVLDTGWSALMEDLESRGLLDSTLVVWMGEFGRTPVVNSIGGRDHFPAAWSTVLCGGGIRGGQVVGRTTGDGMKVQDRPVTEADLLGTICLALGLDSEKQNMSNVGRPIRLVDPKASPIREVVL from the coding sequence ATGCCGTCATTGCTACGGAATCTGGCGGGACACGCGGTGTCCCGCCGCGATTGTCTCGCTGGCTTGGGCGCATTTCTCTCGGTGGGGGCATCGCGTTCCTGGTTGCCGCTGATGGCGCAGGACGCGGCGGCAAACCCGCAGCGAAAGCGATCGTGCATTCTGCTATGGATGAGTGGCGGTCCCAGCCAGATCGATACTTTTGATATGAAGCCCGAACATCCCAACGGGGGTGAGTTTAAAGAGATAGAGACCGCCGTACCGGGGATTCGTATCAGTGAACACTTGCCAAAGATCGCGGCGTGGACCAAGCGGATGGCGATTATCCGGTCGATGAGTACGCGCGAAGGTGATCATGGGCGAGCGACTCATCTCATTCACACTGGCTATGTGCCTCAAGGGCCGATCAACTATCCGACACTCGGTTCACTTTTGTCGAAAGAACTCGGTCAGGCATCGGCAGAACTTCCCAATTTTGTCAGTATTCTTCCTCAGCGATTTGCCAGCCCCGCGGCGTTTGGTCCAGGCTTTCTCGGTTCGAAATATGCCCCGATGACCGTGGGAAGCAATGCCTTCGTTGGCAACGGTGTTTCCTTGTCAGACTACGATCGCACGTTGCAGGTCGAGAACCTGCAGACGCCACGACATGTTTCCGTCGCGCAGCGTGACCGTCGGCTGCAATTGTTGCAAGGAGTCGAGCAGGCATTTCAAAACGACCGGCCCGAGGTTCCGATCGTCAGCCATGCCGCAGCTTATGAACAGGCCGTTCGATTGATGAAATCATCGGCAGTCGAAGCATTCGGATTTGGCGGTGAAACGGACGCGGTGCGTGAACGTTACGGAAAATCGTCGTTCGGACAAAGTTGCCTGCTGGCACGCCGACTGGTCGAGCGGGGCGTGCCGTTCGTCGATGTGACGCTGAGTGCCGTACAGGCCGACAACATGTTTGCCAATTGGGATTCGCACCAGAACAACTTCCGATCCGTGAAAGCACTGAGCGAGGTTCTCGACACCGGTTGGTCGGCACTGATGGAGGATCTCGAATCACGCGGACTGCTCGATTCCACATTGGTGGTCTGGATGGGCGAGTTTGGGCGGACACCCGTTGTGAATTCGATCGGTGGTCGTGACCATTTTCCGGCGGCATGGTCAACCGTGCTCTGTGGAGGCGGAATTCGCGGTGGGCAGGTTGTTGGCCGGACAACCGGCGACGGAATGAAAGTTCAGGATCGGCCCGTGACGGAAGCCGATCTCTTGGGCACGATTTGTCTGGCGCTCGGTCTTGATTCGGAAAAACAGAATATGTCCAACGTCGGCCGACCGATCCGGCTGGTTGATCCGAAAGCTTCGCCAATCAGGGAGGTCGTACTATGA